In a genomic window of Alphaproteobacteria bacterium:
- the hemN gene encoding oxygen-independent coproporphyrinogen III oxidase has protein sequence MTALSTDALIAKYDRPVPRYTSFPTAVQFTHEISQETYRGLLSQLDKDEKVSLYLHIPFCHSLCHYCGCHTKITATYQPVGEYIRTLLEEVRLCGDIIGSLLPAARVHFGGGSPNFAETEDLSALLSGVARSFVFSEDTQIDMECDPRLLTEEKIAAYAAMGVTRVSLGIQDFDETVQRAINRVQPYDLVRSCVQTLRRHGIHQINFDLIVGLPEQTVESVSRTADLAMSLSPQRLAVFPYAHVPWMKKHQMLLEKFRLPGAPERFDMIETLRLMLTRRGYREIGIDHYALETDSLSRAQKRGEMRRNFQGYTDDPSRTILGFGLSSISQFETAYVQNTTDAPTYRAALSAQNLPIQRGCFLSADDRTRRALIERLMCDFSLSFADFPEISVPRDRLAVLEQDGLLRVEGDCLRISEHGKPFVRVVAACFDPYLAPEAGRHARAV, from the coding sequence ATGACCGCGCTTTCGACCGATGCCCTGATCGCTAAATATGACCGCCCGGTGCCGCGATACACCAGCTTTCCGACGGCGGTGCAGTTTACGCATGAGATATCGCAAGAGACCTATCGCGGGTTACTGTCACAGCTCGATAAAGACGAGAAGGTGTCGTTGTACCTGCATATCCCGTTCTGTCACAGCCTTTGTCACTATTGCGGATGCCATACCAAGATCACGGCCACATACCAGCCTGTGGGCGAATATATCCGCACGCTGCTGGAGGAAGTCCGGCTGTGTGGGGATATCATCGGCTCCCTGCTGCCGGCGGCGCGGGTTCATTTCGGCGGCGGATCGCCGAATTTCGCGGAGACTGAGGATTTATCCGCCCTTCTCTCCGGTGTTGCCCGGTCATTCGTCTTTTCAGAGGACACCCAGATTGACATGGAGTGCGACCCGCGGCTTCTCACCGAAGAAAAAATCGCTGCCTATGCCGCCATGGGGGTTACACGGGTCAGTCTGGGCATTCAGGATTTCGATGAGACTGTGCAGCGGGCGATCAACCGGGTTCAGCCCTATGATCTGGTGCGCTCGTGTGTGCAGACTTTGAGGCGGCACGGTATTCATCAGATCAATTTTGATCTGATCGTCGGGCTGCCGGAGCAGACGGTTGAGAGCGTCTCGCGGACGGCCGATCTGGCCATGAGCCTTTCGCCGCAGCGGCTCGCGGTTTTTCCCTATGCCCATGTGCCGTGGATGAAGAAGCATCAGATGCTGCTTGAGAAATTCCGCCTGCCCGGGGCGCCGGAGCGGTTCGATATGATCGAAACCCTGCGCTTGATGCTCACCCGGCGGGGGTATCGGGAGATCGGGATCGACCACTATGCGCTGGAGACCGACAGCCTGTCCCGCGCCCAGAAGCGCGGGGAGATGCGGCGCAACTTCCAGGGCTATACGGACGATCCCTCGCGCACGATCCTCGGGTTCGGTCTGTCCTCGATCAGCCAGTTCGAGACCGCGTATGTCCAGAATACGACCGATGCGCCAACTTACCGGGCGGCGCTGAGCGCACAGAATCTTCCGATCCAGAGAGGCTGTTTTCTGAGCGCGGACGACCGAACGCGCCGAGCGTTGATTGAGCGGCTGATGTGCGATTTTAGCCTGAGCTTTGCCGATTTTCCTGAGATCTCTGTGCCGCGGGACCGGCTTGCTGTACTAGAGCAGGATGGGCTTTTGCGGGTGGAGGGGGATTGCCTTCGGATCAGCGAACACGGGAAGCCCTTCGTGCGGGTGGTTGCGGCGTGTTTCGATCCTTACCTTGCCCCTGAGGCGGGTCGTCACGCCCGAGCTGTCTGA
- a CDS encoding transglycosylase domain-containing protein, with translation MSRTPIEKSLHGIVSDVQTLRVTGRNGEPLGITYENRWNLYDRVALYEVPEFLKVAFLHSEDRRFYVHAGVDWSARLAAVYQNVKKLRTVRGASTITEQVVRLIHPRPRSLWSRWLEGFEAQRLERSVSKAELFEFYLNQVPYGSNRRGIAQAAQYYFNRDLSTLTQKEMLALVVLVRAPSLYDPFRFPGRIEMPLMRLASSLKDEGIISAGEFAQIAGQKLDVRKPSLTVDARHFARYVRLNAPAHLRDHFRTTLDSQLQRQVQDIVDQRLLSLHKKRVRNAAVLVADHETGEILAWVVGGAGLPEEDTPGIEIDTVTTPRQPGSAMKPFVYAAALEKGWTGATFLDDSPLAEAIGHGLHNFRNYSNTHYGILTLREALGNSLNIPALHAIRYVGTGEYLTTLQRLGFFSLSESSNIYDEGLALGNGAVTLLEMAQAYGALANKGLYRPFHFLRQPDDLQKPVRIFSEEAASMIGNILSDPWARRMEFGAGSVLNLPVQTAVKTGTSTDYRDAWTMGYNDRYVVGVWMGNLDNTPMEGVTGSGGPALVLRSIFSVLNKNRETQKLYLSPALVSKSVCARPRDEEGSCPLTTEWVRAGYEEEVGHEGPELSVKPELVRPTDGLQIAYDPRIPQAHQKFRFEIRGLPVGARVEWALDDEPILDGTEATLLWSVTKGAHILRVSLLTPDGDVRSLAPVRFTVK, from the coding sequence TTGTCCCGTACCCCTATCGAAAAGTCCCTGCACGGCATCGTGTCCGACGTCCAGACGCTGCGGGTGACGGGCCGGAACGGTGAGCCGCTGGGCATTACTTACGAGAACCGCTGGAACCTTTATGACCGGGTGGCGCTCTATGAGGTGCCGGAGTTCTTGAAGGTTGCTTTTCTTCATTCCGAAGATCGGCGGTTTTACGTACATGCCGGAGTTGACTGGTCCGCACGATTGGCGGCGGTTTATCAGAATGTCAAAAAACTCCGTACGGTGCGGGGGGCGAGTACGATCACAGAGCAGGTCGTGCGGCTGATCCATCCGCGCCCCCGCTCCCTGTGGTCGCGGTGGCTGGAGGGGTTCGAGGCGCAACGATTGGAGCGGAGCGTCTCCAAAGCGGAGTTGTTCGAGTTTTATCTCAATCAGGTTCCGTACGGCTCCAACCGACGGGGGATCGCGCAGGCGGCGCAGTATTATTTCAACCGCGACCTTTCGACCCTTACGCAAAAAGAAATGCTCGCGCTTGTCGTGCTGGTGCGGGCGCCATCGCTTTACGATCCCTTCCGGTTTCCAGGACGGATTGAAATGCCGCTGATGCGGCTGGCTTCATCTTTAAAAGATGAAGGGATCATCAGTGCGGGAGAATTCGCGCAGATTGCAGGACAGAAGCTTGATGTCCGAAAGCCTTCTCTGACCGTCGATGCACGGCATTTTGCTCGTTATGTAAGGCTGAACGCCCCCGCGCATCTCCGCGATCATTTCCGTACGACGCTGGACTCTCAACTGCAGCGGCAGGTGCAGGACATCGTCGATCAGAGGCTTTTGAGCCTTCATAAGAAGCGCGTTCGCAATGCCGCCGTTCTGGTGGCCGATCATGAGACGGGGGAGATTCTGGCGTGGGTGGTCGGCGGCGCGGGATTGCCGGAGGAGGACACGCCGGGGATCGAGATTGATACGGTGACTACGCCGCGCCAGCCGGGGTCGGCGATGAAGCCGTTCGTCTATGCCGCTGCGCTTGAAAAGGGCTGGACGGGGGCGACGTTCCTTGACGACTCGCCGCTGGCGGAGGCCATCGGACACGGGCTGCATAATTTCAGGAATTATAGCAACACGCATTACGGGATTTTGACGCTGCGCGAGGCTTTGGGGAATTCGCTCAATATCCCCGCGCTACACGCGATCCGGTATGTCGGGACGGGGGAGTATCTGACGACCCTGCAACGGCTCGGGTTTTTCAGCCTGTCGGAGAGTTCGAATATTTATGACGAGGGGCTGGCGCTGGGCAACGGGGCGGTGACGTTGCTGGAAATGGCGCAGGCTTACGGAGCGCTGGCGAACAAGGGGCTTTACCGTCCGTTTCATTTTTTGCGGCAGCCGGACGATTTGCAAAAGCCCGTGCGGATTTTTTCCGAAGAAGCGGCCTCGATGATCGGGAACATCCTCTCCGACCCGTGGGCGCGGCGGATGGAGTTCGGCGCGGGCAGTGTTCTGAACCTGCCTGTGCAAACGGCTGTGAAAACCGGCACCAGCACGGATTACCGCGATGCGTGGACGATGGGGTATAATGACCGTTATGTGGTGGGGGTATGGATGGGGAATCTGGACAACACACCGATGGAGGGTGTAACGGGATCGGGCGGACCGGCGCTGGTTCTGCGGTCGATTTTTTCTGTGCTGAATAAGAACAGAGAAACGCAGAAGCTTTATCTTAGTCCAGCGCTGGTTTCCAAAAGCGTGTGTGCGCGGCCCCGCGACGAAGAGGGTTCCTGCCCCCTGACGACCGAATGGGTTCGGGCGGGATATGAGGAAGAGGTCGGGCATGAAGGGCCGGAACTGAGCGTCAAGCCAGAGCTGGTGCGGCCGACGGATGGGCTTCAGATCGCCTATGATCCGCGTATCCCGCAGGCGCATCAGAAATTCCGGTTTGAAATTCGCGGGCTGCCCGTAGGGGCGCGGGTGGAATGGGCGCTGGATGACGAACCCATCTTGGACGGGACGGAGGCGACCCTGCTCTGGTCCGTCACGAAAGGGGCGCATATTTTACGGGTGAGTTTACTTACTCCCGACGGGGATGTGCGGAGTCTGGCTCCGGTCAGGTTTACGGTGAAGTGA
- a CDS encoding DUF2199 domain-containing protein has protein sequence MDLLNDPRWLRLHDNSWICPCCGQSHVGLFDLGTDAPSLWQDSISPESNKSILEASHILTKDFCIFENEHYFVRCVLLLPIIGTKNDFFGYGVWSSLSKANFYLYLEHYNEPVRSQLGPWFGWFSNSLKGYPETLSLKVHVLPQDNEQRPILELEPCDHPLSLEQRDGITFDRILELYALNGHDIRDSLTQKH, from the coding sequence ATGGATTTACTCAACGACCCCCGATGGCTTCGCTTGCACGATAACTCATGGATCTGCCCTTGTTGTGGTCAATCGCATGTAGGTCTTTTTGATCTTGGCACCGATGCGCCTAGCCTATGGCAAGATTCAATTAGTCCTGAATCAAATAAATCTATCTTAGAAGCATCCCATATACTGACGAAGGACTTTTGTATTTTTGAAAATGAACATTATTTTGTACGCTGTGTTCTTCTCCTTCCGATTATCGGGACAAAAAATGATTTCTTCGGTTATGGGGTTTGGTCCAGCTTGTCCAAGGCTAATTTTTATCTGTACTTAGAACATTATAATGAGCCTGTGCGGTCGCAGCTTGGGCCTTGGTTTGGATGGTTTTCGAATTCTCTGAAAGGTTATCCAGAGACACTTTCCTTAAAAGTTCACGTTCTTCCACAGGATAACGAACAACGGCCAATTTTAGAACTGGAGCCGTGCGATCATCCGCTCAGTCTTGAACAAAGGGATGGGATCACTTTTGACCGTATCCTTGAACTCTATGCGTTAAATGGCCATGATATCCGCGATAGCCTTACGCAAAAACATTAG